The Pseudomonas fluorescens nucleotide sequence GCTCTTGTTTGCGTGCATGAAATGAAGGCGCGTCGGGTAAATCCGGGAAAAACCTGTCGCAACGCTGCAAGTTTCCCTCTTGACGTGAACTGAAACGCTTTAGCCCTTCAGTGTGGTACGCGCTTTGCTATGAAACTCCTGATGCGAGGTTACACGTTTTGGACGGTAACACCCGTTAGCGGTCCCCAAGGCTGTCACAGAACAGCGCATTGCGCCAATTGACCCAAAAACAAGCCAACACGGGTCGGATGCGCCTCATAAGGGTGCGGTGCAATCCCGGCTCACACAACAAGAGCAAAACTGGAGGTTTGAATGAAGATGTTGAAATCCACACTGGCAGTGGTTACCGCTGCTACCGCGTTGGGTATCAGCGGTTTCGCACAGGCAGGTGCGACCCTGGACGCAGTACAGAAGAAGGGATTCGTTCAATGTGGCGTCAGTGACGGTTTGCCGGGCTTCTCGGTGCCGGATGCCAAGGGCAACATCGTCGGGATCGACGCCGACGTCTGCCGCGCGGTGGCCGCTGCGGTGTTCGGCGACGCCAAGAAGGTCAAGTTCAGCCAGCTCAACGCCAAGGAGCGCTTCACGGCGCTGCAGTCCGGCGAAGTCGACGTGCTGTCGCGCAACACCACTTGGACCAGCTCCCGTGACGCCGGCATGGGCCTGGTGTTCGCCGGTGTTACCTACTACGACGGCATTGGTTTCCTGGTCAACAAGAAGCTCGGCGTTTCCAGCGCCAAGGAACTGGACGGCGCAACCATCTGCATCCAGGCCGGTACCACCACCGAGCTCAACGTTTCCGACTACTTCCGCGCCAATGGCCTGAAGTACACCCCGATCACCTTCGACACTTCCGATGAGAGCGCCAAGTCGCTGGAGTCCGGTCGTTGCGACGTGCTGACCTCGGACAAGTCGCAGCTCTACGCACAGCGCTCCAAGCTGGCCGCCCCGGCCGATTACGTGGTACTGCCAGAGACCATCTCCAAGGAGCCACTGGGCCCGGTAGTGCGCAAAGGCGATGAAGAGTGGTTCAGCATCGTCAAGTGGACCCTGTTCGCCATGCTCAATGCCGAAGAGATGGGCATCAGCTCGAAAAACGTCGAAGCCGAAGCCAAGGCCACCAAGAACCCTGACGTGGCCCGTATGCTCGGCGCCGACGGCGAGTACGGCAAAGACCTGAAACTGCCGAAGGACTGGGTCGTGCAGATCGTCAAGCAGGTCGGCAACTACGGTGAAGTCTTCGAGAAAAACCTGGGCAAGGAAACCCCACTGCAAATCGACCGCGGTCTGAACGCCCTGTGGAACAACGGCGGCATCCAGTACGCGCCACCGGTGCGCTGACGGTTGCGGCCTGCGGCGGCATTCGGCCGCCGCAGGCTGTTCGGTTCCCTTCCTTTCGGGGCATTACATGCAAAATAATATCGGCGCACCCAAGGGACTATCCCTGAGCGATCCACGTGTGCGTGCGTGGCTGTTCCAGATCCTCACCGTGGTCGCGGTGGTCGGTCTGGGCTGGTACTTGTTTCACAATACCCAGACCAACCTGCAACACCGCGGGATCACTTCGGGCTTCGACTTTCTCGAACGCAGTGCTGGCTTCGGCATCGCCCAGCACCTGATCCCCTATACTGAACAGGACAGTTATGCGCGGGTCTTCGTCATCGGCCTGCTCAACACCCTGCTGGTAACCTTCATCGGCATCATCCTCGCGACCCTGCTGGGCTTCATCATCGGTGTGGCACGACTGTCACCGAACTGGATGATCAGCAAGCTGGCCACAGTGTATGTCGAGACTTTCCGTAACATCCCACCGCTGCTGCAGATCCTGTTCTGGTACTTCGCGGTGTTCCTGACCCTGCCGGGACCGCGGGGTAGCATCAATCTCAACGACACCTTCTTTATCAGCAACCGGGGCCTGAACATGCCCGGGGCTGCCATGGCCGAAGGATTCTGGCCATTCGTCGTCGCCGTGGGGCTGGCGATCCTCGCCATTATGGTGATGGTGCGTCTGGCCAACCGACGCTTTGAGGCCACCGGCGAGCCGTTTCACAAATTCTGGGTCGGCCTGTTCCTGCTCTTCGGCATTCCGGCGTTGTGCGTGCTGCTGTTCGGCGCGCCGGTGCACTGGGAAATGCCGCAGCTCAAGGGCTTCAACTTCGTTGGCGGCTGGGTGCTGATCCCCGAACTGCTGGCGCTGACCCTGGCGCTGACCATCTATACCGCGGCGTTCATCGCCGAGATCGTACGTTCCGGTATCCGTTCGGTGAGCTACGGCCAGACCGAGGCAGCCCGCTCCCTGGGCCTGCGCGAGGGGCCGACCCTGCGCAAGGTGATCATTCCCCAGGCGCTGCGGGTGATTATCCCGCCGCTGACCAGCCAGTACCTGAACCTGGCGAAGAACTCTTCGCTGGCGGCCGGTATTGGCTACCCGGAAATGGTCTCGCTGTTCGCTGGTACCGTGCTCAACCAGACCGGCCAGGCCATCGAGGTGATCGCCATCACCATGAGCGTCTATCTGGCCATCAGCATCAGCATTTCCCTGCTGATGAACTGGTACAACAAGCGCATTGCGCTGATCGAGCGGTGAGGACAAGCGCATGAGTACCCATGTTTTCAAACCTGATATGCCGCCACCGGTCAAAGCCGTCGGCGTGATGGCCTGGATGCGCGCCAACCTGTTCTCCAGCTGGCTCAACACCCTGCTGACGCTGTTTGCCGCGTACCTGGTGTGGCTGATCGTACCGCCGCTGCTGCAGTGGTCGATCTTCGACGCCAACTGGGTTGGCACCACCCGTGCCGACTGCACCAAGGAGGGCGCCTGCTGGGTGTTCATCCAGCAGCGCTTCGGTCAGTTCATGTACGGCTACTACCCGAGTGAGCTGCGCTGGCGCGTCGACCTCACCGTGTGGCTGGCGGTAATCGGCGCCGCGCCATTGTTCATCGCGCGCTTCCCGCGCAAGGCGATTTACGGCCTGGGCTTTCTGGTGCTGTACCCGATCATCGCCTACACCCTGCTGCACGGCGGCTACTTGGGCCTGGCCACGGTACCGACCAACCAGTGGGGCGGGCTGATGCTGACCCTGGTGATCGCCACCGTGGGTATCGTCGGTGCTTTGCCGCTGGGGATTTTGCTGGCGTTGGGGCGGCGTTCGAACATGCCGGCGGTGAAGGTGGTCTGCGTGACCTTCATCGAATTCTGGCGCGGCGTGCCGCTGATTACCGTGCTGTTCATGTCTTCGGTGATGCTG carries:
- a CDS encoding amino acid ABC transporter permease, with product MSTHVFKPDMPPPVKAVGVMAWMRANLFSSWLNTLLTLFAAYLVWLIVPPLLQWSIFDANWVGTTRADCTKEGACWVFIQQRFGQFMYGYYPSELRWRVDLTVWLAVIGAAPLFIARFPRKAIYGLGFLVLYPIIAYTLLHGGYLGLATVPTNQWGGLMLTLVIATVGIVGALPLGILLALGRRSNMPAVKVVCVTFIEFWRGVPLITVLFMSSVMLPLFLPEGMSFDKLLRAMIGVILFQSAYIAEVVRGGLQAIPKGQYEAAAAMGLGYWRSMGLVILPQALKLVIPGIVNTFIALFKDTSLVIIIGLFDLLNSVKQAAADPTWLGMATEGYVFAALVFWIFCFGMSRYSMHLERKLDTGHKR
- a CDS encoding amino acid ABC transporter substrate-binding protein: MKMLKSTLAVVTAATALGISGFAQAGATLDAVQKKGFVQCGVSDGLPGFSVPDAKGNIVGIDADVCRAVAAAVFGDAKKVKFSQLNAKERFTALQSGEVDVLSRNTTWTSSRDAGMGLVFAGVTYYDGIGFLVNKKLGVSSAKELDGATICIQAGTTTELNVSDYFRANGLKYTPITFDTSDESAKSLESGRCDVLTSDKSQLYAQRSKLAAPADYVVLPETISKEPLGPVVRKGDEEWFSIVKWTLFAMLNAEEMGISSKNVEAEAKATKNPDVARMLGADGEYGKDLKLPKDWVVQIVKQVGNYGEVFEKNLGKETPLQIDRGLNALWNNGGIQYAPPVR
- a CDS encoding amino acid ABC transporter permease gives rise to the protein MQNNIGAPKGLSLSDPRVRAWLFQILTVVAVVGLGWYLFHNTQTNLQHRGITSGFDFLERSAGFGIAQHLIPYTEQDSYARVFVIGLLNTLLVTFIGIILATLLGFIIGVARLSPNWMISKLATVYVETFRNIPPLLQILFWYFAVFLTLPGPRGSINLNDTFFISNRGLNMPGAAMAEGFWPFVVAVGLAILAIMVMVRLANRRFEATGEPFHKFWVGLFLLFGIPALCVLLFGAPVHWEMPQLKGFNFVGGWVLIPELLALTLALTIYTAAFIAEIVRSGIRSVSYGQTEAARSLGLREGPTLRKVIIPQALRVIIPPLTSQYLNLAKNSSLAAGIGYPEMVSLFAGTVLNQTGQAIEVIAITMSVYLAISISISLLMNWYNKRIALIER